In Holophagales bacterium, one DNA window encodes the following:
- a CDS encoding acyltransferase → MGRDDPGRRRDIDGMRALAITLVIAYHLAPRGLRGGFIGVDVFFVLSGYLITQILVADGEPGRFRRFYELRIRRLAPALVVVLATTLLAGRWLLLAGELRELASHTLAATLFVANIAFWFGSGYFDSRAIEKPLLHLWSLGIEEQFYLLWPVLLWWLVRRPRRVLPTTLCLALASFAATVAVSASSPDAAFYLPWFRFWELLAGACLAHLQPTAPVTRAAWRTELAAWVGGGLILGGAVAIDPAAPFPSWSALAPVVGTALLLRAAPGTWLGRRVLSHPLAVGLGMVSYPLYLWHWPLLSFQEVATPQASLALRSAAMILALILATATYRWVEMPVRTLYSRWPRPTVLALSAALLAVAGSAAILRSVPLRPLVEPSPMAELLQQELFRDGELRAQIAAFPCPWPEPLPASGRRYCSSSGGTGSATRIVMWGDSTAESWGPLAHAVARRRGGEAEVLSISGCPPLLAVRTPLHPGCELDDSTWKLAFLESARPTLIVLTARWGAYVNEPVPGERGPGHLVTTSPRDLPSLASSREAMTSRLPETIARLARIAPVVVIASVPDLARSPVGALQRGLEFRVSRADHEARQRSVVAQLTEIAAHEPRVKVLDPAVRLCASGSCEAVIDGTLFYTDETHVSAQGALAFEAELTALLPPPAP, encoded by the coding sequence ATGGGTCGTGACGATCCCGGACGTCGCCGCGACATCGACGGAATGCGGGCCCTGGCGATCACCCTGGTGATCGCCTATCACCTGGCACCCCGGGGGTTGCGCGGCGGCTTCATCGGCGTCGACGTCTTCTTCGTGCTCTCGGGCTACCTGATCACGCAGATCCTGGTGGCCGACGGCGAGCCGGGACGGTTTCGCCGCTTCTACGAGCTGCGCATCCGACGACTGGCGCCGGCCCTGGTCGTCGTCCTGGCGACGACCCTGCTCGCGGGTCGCTGGCTGCTGCTTGCCGGCGAGCTGCGCGAGCTGGCGAGCCACACCCTCGCGGCGACACTCTTCGTCGCCAACATCGCCTTCTGGTTCGGCAGCGGCTACTTCGACAGCCGGGCGATCGAGAAACCGCTGCTCCACCTCTGGTCGCTCGGCATCGAAGAGCAGTTCTATCTGCTCTGGCCCGTCCTGCTCTGGTGGCTGGTGCGCCGTCCGCGGCGCGTCTTGCCGACGACGCTCTGCCTGGCGCTGGCCTCCTTCGCCGCGACCGTCGCCGTCTCGGCCTCCTCGCCCGATGCGGCCTTCTACCTCCCGTGGTTTCGCTTCTGGGAGCTCCTCGCCGGCGCCTGCCTGGCCCACCTCCAACCGACCGCACCCGTCACCCGGGCGGCCTGGCGCACCGAGCTCGCGGCATGGGTCGGCGGCGGACTGATCCTCGGCGGAGCTGTCGCCATCGACCCGGCAGCGCCTTTCCCGTCGTGGTCGGCGCTCGCCCCGGTCGTCGGTACCGCCCTGCTGTTGCGCGCCGCTCCCGGCACCTGGCTCGGGCGGCGGGTGCTGTCGCATCCGCTCGCCGTCGGCCTGGGGATGGTGAGCTACCCGCTCTACCTCTGGCACTGGCCGCTCTTGTCGTTCCAGGAGGTGGCGACCCCGCAAGCCTCCCTGGCGCTGCGCTCCGCGGCGATGATCCTGGCGCTGATCCTGGCGACGGCCACCTATCGCTGGGTCGAGATGCCGGTCCGCACGCTCTACTCCCGGTGGCCGCGACCCACCGTGCTGGCGTTGAGCGCAGCGCTCCTCGCGGTCGCGGGGTCCGCCGCGATCCTGCGCTCCGTTCCGCTTCGCCCGCTCGTCGAGCCCTCGCCGATGGCCGAGTTGCTGCAGCAGGAGCTCTTCCGCGACGGCGAGCTGCGAGCGCAGATCGCCGCGTTCCCCTGCCCCTGGCCGGAGCCGTTGCCGGCGTCGGGGCGACGGTACTGCAGCAGCAGCGGCGGAACGGGGAGCGCGACGCGGATCGTGATGTGGGGCGACAGCACCGCCGAGTCCTGGGGACCACTCGCTCACGCCGTGGCCAGACGACGGGGCGGCGAGGCCGAGGTCCTCTCGATCTCGGGTTGCCCACCGTTGCTCGCCGTGCGGACGCCGCTTCATCCGGGATGCGAGCTCGACGACTCGACCTGGAAGCTGGCGTTTCTCGAGTCCGCCCGGCCGACGCTGATCGTCCTCACGGCGCGTTGGGGCGCCTACGTCAACGAACCGGTGCCGGGCGAACGCGGGCCGGGACACCTCGTGACGACGTCCCCGCGCGATCTGCCGTCGCTTGCTTCGAGTCGCGAGGCGATGACGTCCCGGCTGCCGGAGACGATCGCCCGGCTCGCCCGAATCGCACCGGTGGTCGTCATCGCCTCGGTTCCCGACCTGGCGCGATCGCCGGTCGGCGCGCTGCAGCGCGGGCTCGAATTCCGGGTCAGCCGCGCGGATCACGAAGCGCGGCAACGTTCGGTCGTCGCGCAGCTGACCGAGATCGCCGCGCACGAGCCCCGCGTGAAGGTCCTCGATCCCGCGGTGAGGCTCTGTGCCAGCGGAAGCTGCGAGGCCGTGATCGACGGCACCCTGTTCTATACCGACGAGACCCACGTCTCGGCGCAGGGCGCGCTCGCCTTCGAGGCGGAGCTCACCGCCCTCCTGCCGCCGCCGGCGCCGTAG
- a CDS encoding methylmalonyl-CoA mutase, with amino-acid sequence MSKSADPHRAAPAPRRTPSGIELAPSYGPDNLASIPAERPGRFPFTRGLYPDMYRSRLWTMRQYAGYASAEESNRRYRYLLQSGTTGLSVAFDLPTQIGFDSDHAMARGEVGRVGVAVDSIADMRRLFEGIPLDRVSTSMTINATASTLLAMYLVIAEEQGVPWEKVAGTVQNDILKEYAARGTYIYPPKPSLRLVADIIEFCADSVPKWNPISISGYHIREAGSTAVQEVAFTLANGLCYVSQVLARGISIDHFAPQLSFFFNAHNHFFEEVAKYRAARRLWAELVRERFAPQDERSCWLRFHTQTAGSTLTAQQPENNVVRVALQAFAAACGGTQSLHTNSRDEALGLPTEAAATVAVRTQQIVGFESGAADVADPLGGSYLVESLTDAIVAGARDYIRRIDEMGGALAAVEQGFVQKEIADSAYAWQRAVEAGDRKVVGVNCFETDHEPVPEILTIDPAAEQAQAERTRAFRDARHRERAETARAALARAASEDGNLMPTILAAVRAELTLGEIADTLRGIYGEHRESD; translated from the coding sequence ATGAGCAAGTCCGCCGATCCCCATCGGGCCGCTCCGGCGCCCCGTCGCACCCCTTCCGGCATCGAGCTCGCCCCGTCCTACGGACCCGACAACCTCGCGAGCATCCCCGCCGAGCGCCCCGGCCGCTTCCCGTTCACCCGCGGCCTCTACCCCGACATGTACCGCAGCCGTCTCTGGACGATGCGCCAGTACGCCGGCTACGCCAGCGCCGAGGAGTCCAACCGGCGCTATCGCTACCTGCTCCAGAGCGGGACCACCGGTCTCTCCGTCGCCTTCGACCTGCCGACCCAGATCGGCTTCGATTCCGACCACGCGATGGCGCGCGGCGAAGTCGGCCGGGTGGGCGTCGCCGTCGATTCGATCGCCGACATGCGCCGCCTGTTCGAGGGGATCCCGCTCGACCGCGTCTCGACCTCGATGACGATCAACGCCACCGCCTCCACCCTGCTCGCCATGTACCTGGTCATCGCCGAGGAGCAGGGCGTGCCCTGGGAGAAGGTCGCGGGCACGGTGCAGAACGACATCCTCAAGGAGTACGCGGCTCGCGGGACCTACATCTACCCGCCGAAGCCCTCGCTCCGCCTGGTGGCCGACATCATCGAGTTCTGCGCCGACTCGGTGCCGAAGTGGAACCCGATCTCGATCTCCGGCTACCACATCCGCGAGGCCGGCTCGACCGCCGTGCAGGAGGTCGCCTTCACGCTCGCCAACGGGCTCTGCTACGTCTCGCAGGTGCTTGCCCGCGGCATCTCGATCGATCACTTCGCACCGCAGCTCTCCTTTTTCTTCAACGCGCACAACCACTTCTTCGAGGAGGTCGCCAAGTACCGGGCGGCTCGCCGGCTGTGGGCCGAGCTGGTGCGCGAACGCTTCGCGCCGCAGGACGAGCGCTCGTGCTGGTTGCGCTTCCACACTCAGACGGCCGGTTCGACGCTCACCGCCCAGCAGCCGGAGAACAACGTCGTCCGCGTAGCGCTCCAGGCCTTCGCCGCCGCCTGCGGCGGCACCCAGTCGCTGCACACCAACTCGCGCGACGAAGCGCTCGGTCTGCCCACCGAGGCGGCGGCGACGGTGGCCGTCCGCACCCAGCAGATCGTCGGCTTCGAGAGCGGCGCCGCCGACGTCGCCGACCCGCTTGGCGGCTCCTACCTCGTCGAGTCGCTGACCGACGCGATCGTCGCCGGCGCGCGCGACTACATCCGCCGGATCGACGAGATGGGGGGCGCGCTCGCTGCCGTCGAGCAGGGCTTCGTCCAGAAGGAGATCGCCGACTCGGCCTACGCCTGGCAGCGCGCGGTGGAGGCGGGAGACCGCAAAGTCGTCGGTGTCAACTGCTTCGAGACCGACCACGAGCCGGTGCCGGAGATCCTCACCATCGACCCCGCCGCCGAGCAGGCGCAAGCCGAGCGGACGCGCGCTTTCCGCGACGCGCGGCACCGGGAGCGGGCCGAAACCGCACGTGCAGCCCTCGCGCGCGCCGCCAGCGAGGACGGCAACCTGATGCCGACGATCCTCGCCGCGGTGCGCGCCGAGCTGACACTGGGCGAGATCGCCGACACCTTGCGGGGAATCTATGGCGAGCATCGCGAGAGCGACTGA
- a CDS encoding tetratricopeptide repeat protein, producing MTFVPLLLLLASGPPYYSRPIDPVVDGDRLRHEIAAGQVEAERWSATLRLYLELGELQKAPELVELLAARFPDQPTFQEARMILLSFAGRHDEAIAVGEGILARHPGYPTIRANLGRVYLEAKQRARGVNLLLAALEQGPLRGEDWKLLLDGLGMNGPRPEQVVSTLRLKMAERPDLASLRYVMVVVLTRLGRYSEARDELTRSPSLAENPDLRRFVAHTAAD from the coding sequence ATGACCTTCGTTCCCCTCCTCCTGCTGCTCGCCAGCGGACCGCCCTACTACTCGCGGCCGATCGACCCGGTCGTCGATGGCGACCGGCTCCGCCACGAAATCGCCGCCGGCCAGGTCGAGGCGGAGAGGTGGAGCGCGACCCTGCGGCTCTACCTCGAGCTCGGCGAGTTGCAGAAGGCTCCCGAGCTCGTCGAGCTGCTGGCGGCGAGATTCCCCGACCAACCGACGTTCCAGGAAGCGCGCATGATCCTGCTGAGCTTCGCCGGCCGACACGACGAGGCGATCGCCGTCGGCGAAGGGATCCTGGCGCGCCATCCGGGGTACCCCACCATCCGGGCCAACCTCGGCCGTGTCTACCTCGAGGCGAAACAACGCGCGCGCGGCGTGAATCTCCTGCTGGCAGCGCTCGAGCAGGGCCCCCTTCGCGGGGAGGACTGGAAGCTCCTGCTCGACGGCCTCGGAATGAACGGGCCCCGACCCGAACAGGTCGTCTCGACCCTTCGGCTGAAGATGGCCGAACGGCCGGATCTGGCAAGCCTGCGCTACGTCATGGTCGTGGTGCTGACGCGGCTCGGCCGCTACTCGGAGGCGCGCGACGAGCTCACCCGCTCGCCGAGCCTGGCCGAGAACCCCGACCTGCGGCGATTCGTCGCCCACACCGCGGCGGACTGA
- a CDS encoding transposase, giving the protein MGRRLRFIPPGGALVEVTSRTIQSRFLLRPSAGLREITLGVLGRAQRRYEVAIVAFVFLSNHYHLLVWVRDAEQLARFVGFLNSNLAREIGRLHGWREKVWGRRYQPVLVSDEPAAQIERVHYLFRQGIKEGLVSDPLEWPGATSLPAMLDGRSLTGTWFDRTAECLARRREAGPCRQRFVSKEVVRLSPLPAWAHLAEGERRRRLEDLLELTRSEAASRIQSTGRKAVGPEGVERLDPWDIPAETRRGPAPLVHAASGEARAAIRAAYRCFVSAYRRAADLLRSIGGAPSFPVGSFPPARPFVRPAPA; this is encoded by the coding sequence ATGGGACGACGTCTCCGGTTCATTCCGCCGGGGGGTGCCCTCGTCGAGGTCACCTCCCGCACGATTCAGTCGCGGTTCCTGTTGCGGCCTTCGGCCGGGCTGCGGGAAATCACCCTCGGCGTTCTCGGCCGTGCTCAGCGCCGATACGAGGTGGCGATCGTCGCGTTCGTCTTCCTCTCGAATCACTACCACCTGCTGGTCTGGGTGCGCGATGCCGAGCAACTCGCCCGCTTCGTCGGCTTTCTCAACTCGAATCTCGCTCGCGAGATCGGGCGACTGCATGGATGGCGAGAGAAGGTCTGGGGTAGGCGATACCAGCCGGTCCTGGTGAGCGACGAGCCCGCCGCGCAGATCGAGAGAGTGCACTACCTCTTTCGACAAGGGATCAAGGAGGGCCTTGTTTCGGACCCGCTCGAGTGGCCCGGAGCGACCAGCCTCCCGGCGATGCTCGATGGGCGCTCGCTCACCGGAACGTGGTTCGACCGGACGGCGGAGTGTCTTGCGCGCAGGCGGGAGGCCGGCCCCTGCCGGCAGCGGTTTGTGTCGAAGGAGGTAGTCCGTCTCTCTCCGTTGCCGGCTTGGGCGCACTTGGCCGAGGGGGAGCGCAGGCGCCGGCTCGAGGACCTCCTCGAGCTCACAAGGTCGGAGGCTGCGTCGCGAATCCAGTCGACAGGCCGGAAAGCAGTGGGGCCTGAGGGGGTCGAGCGACTCGATCCCTGGGACATTCCGGCCGAGACTCGGAGAGGGCCAGCTCCACTCGTCCACGCGGCAAGCGGCGAAGCGCGAGCTGCGATTCGCGCGGCATATCGCTGCTTCGTCAGCGCCTATCGACGAGCCGCGGATCTCTTGCGGTCCATTGGCGGTGCTCCGAGCTTCCCTGTCGGCAGCTTTCCGCCGGCAAGACCGTTCGTCCGTCCCGCGCCGGCCTGA
- a CDS encoding sulfatase-like hydrolase/transferase, producing the protein MTEAVRHRVGVATLSLAGLWLAGCRPPAARTFDNVILVTLDTTRADALGAYGNRRVQTPALDAMARRGHLFENAYSHAPITLPSHSSILSGVVPTQHGVRNNIAYSLPPEARTLAERLHDAGLATGAFVSSFILDRRFGLDAGFDVYEDKIVHYDPDASKRDIVTRRAATTTDLFLAWLSERRGRFFGWVHFYDAHYPYDPPLPFRDAYADDPYLGEIASMDLEIGRIVRYLEAHGLAERTLVVVTADHGESFREHGEHTHGFFCYAATTHVPLILSHPIYGRPGRRYSHVVQSIDLAPTILEALGLPADPSLPGLSLARTDRRTVYSEAMIPYEDFYLSPVHALRDGNYSFYLSSDRELYDLRRDPGETRNLVDDEPERAQAFEVDLRGRLAAAAARAASSVHLDQESIRLLASLGYIADGGSLGARDLDPFRFPSPLRSIQVYRELQRLRQFEGTFPFKAIEGLRRLLVENRHQVVLYRDLGRLSAFAGEQTEALENLSKAAALKPEDPRLHVFYALGLFRFGKLDESVAELEVALKLDAKNAPAWYNLGLAEMSRNRVDAALAAFEKAVELNSRDILALNNLAYVHLTRRHDPERAWSYILRAEAINPTQPLVQANKRLIAAAR; encoded by the coding sequence GTGACCGAGGCCGTGCGGCATCGCGTCGGCGTCGCGACGCTCTCCCTTGCCGGGCTGTGGCTCGCGGGCTGCAGGCCGCCAGCCGCCCGCACTTTCGACAACGTCATCCTCGTCACCCTCGACACGACCCGTGCCGACGCGCTGGGTGCCTATGGCAATCGCCGCGTCCAGACGCCGGCGCTCGACGCGATGGCCCGCCGTGGTCACCTGTTCGAAAACGCCTACTCCCACGCCCCGATCACGCTGCCGAGCCACAGCAGCATCCTGAGCGGAGTCGTCCCGACCCAGCACGGGGTGCGCAACAACATCGCCTACTCCCTGCCGCCCGAAGCGCGCACCCTGGCCGAGCGACTCCACGACGCCGGTCTCGCTACCGGGGCGTTCGTCAGCTCGTTCATCCTCGACCGCCGCTTCGGCCTCGACGCCGGGTTCGACGTCTACGAGGACAAGATCGTTCACTATGACCCCGACGCGTCGAAGCGCGACATCGTCACGCGACGCGCCGCCACCACGACCGACCTCTTCCTCGCCTGGCTCTCCGAACGGAGGGGCCGATTCTTCGGCTGGGTCCACTTCTACGACGCGCACTATCCCTACGACCCGCCGTTGCCGTTTCGCGATGCCTACGCCGACGACCCGTACCTGGGCGAGATCGCCTCGATGGACCTCGAGATCGGTCGCATCGTCCGCTACCTCGAAGCACACGGGCTGGCCGAGCGGACGCTGGTCGTCGTCACCGCCGACCACGGCGAGTCGTTCCGCGAACACGGCGAACACACGCACGGCTTCTTCTGCTACGCCGCCACGACGCACGTTCCGCTGATCCTGTCGCATCCGATCTACGGCAGGCCGGGCCGTCGCTACTCGCACGTGGTCCAGAGCATCGACCTGGCACCCACCATCCTCGAAGCGCTCGGCCTGCCAGCAGACCCCTCCCTGCCAGGCCTTTCCCTTGCCCGGACGGACCGACGCACGGTCTATTCCGAGGCAATGATTCCGTACGAGGACTTCTACCTATCGCCCGTGCACGCCCTGCGCGACGGCAACTACAGCTTCTACCTGAGCTCTGACCGGGAGCTCTACGACCTGCGTCGCGACCCGGGAGAGACGCGGAACCTCGTCGACGACGAGCCGGAGCGCGCCCAGGCCTTCGAGGTCGACCTGCGCGGCCGCCTCGCTGCGGCGGCCGCACGGGCGGCGAGCAGCGTCCACCTCGACCAGGAGAGCATCCGGCTGCTCGCCAGCCTCGGCTACATCGCCGATGGCGGCTCGCTCGGCGCTCGCGACCTCGATCCGTTCCGTTTCCCCTCGCCGCTGCGCTCGATCCAGGTCTACCGCGAGCTCCAGCGGCTGCGACAGTTCGAGGGCACGTTCCCCTTCAAGGCGATCGAGGGACTACGCCGTCTGCTCGTCGAGAACCGACACCAAGTGGTTCTCTACCGCGATCTCGGCCGACTGAGCGCCTTTGCCGGCGAACAGACGGAGGCGCTGGAGAACCTGTCGAAGGCTGCCGCGCTCAAGCCCGAGGATCCGCGGTTGCACGTCTTCTACGCGCTCGGCCTCTTCCGCTTCGGGAAGCTCGACGAAAGCGTCGCCGAGCTCGAGGTCGCGCTGAAGCTCGATGCGAAGAACGCTCCGGCCTGGTACAACCTCGGCCTGGCGGAGATGAGTCGCAACCGGGTCGATGCCGCGCTGGCCGCCTTCGAGAAGGCGGTCGAGCTCAACAGCCGCGACATCCTGGCGCTGAACAACCTCGCCTACGTGCACCTGACCCGCAGACACGATCCCGAGCGGGCCTGGAGCTACATCCTGCGGGCCGAGGCGATCAACCCCACGCAGCCTCTCGTGCAGGCCAACAAGCGCCTGATCGCCGCCGCCCGCTAA
- a CDS encoding vitamin B12-dependent ribonucleotide reductase produces the protein MQSTAHPERTDGEQPRVETSSAERGATGLPFRRYFTTAGVDPFDALEWEIRDAVIGNERGEKVFEQKGVEVPKAWSQTATNVVVSKYFRGQLGTPGRETSVRQLIGRIVDTMTGWGRRGGYFASEEDAGIFADELKHILVNQLACFNSPVWFNVGIEEHPQCSACFINSVQDTMQSILGLAKTEGMLFKYGSGTGSNLSTLRSSRESLAGGGTASGPVSFMKGFDAFAGVIKSGGKTRRAAKMVILDVQHPDVVDFIRCKEVEERKAWALIDAGYDGGFNVPGGAYDSIAYQNANHSVRVTDEFMRAVVEDRTWSTRAVTDGRPMDTYKARDLMKMIADATWVCGDPGMQFDTTINDWHTCSGTARINASNPCSEYMFLDDTACNLASLNLLKFFDAERGFDVESFVHACEVVITAQEIVVDPASYPTPAIAKNSHEYRPLGIGYANLGALLMARGLPYDSESGRDYAAAITALMSGASYAQSGRIAERLGAFAGSVGNRDSMARVMRKHRDAVKRIDPAHAPLELLQAAKRTWDEVVEHAESHGLRNSQISVLAPTGTIAFMMDCDTTGVEPDIALVKYKKLVGGGLIKIVNQTVPAALKRLGYDKEEIRAIVEFIDENDTIEGAPFLHEEHLPVFDCAFKAAKGTRSIHYMGHLKMLAAVQPYISGAISKTINMPEDCTADEVLQAYVEGWRMGLKAIAIYRDGSKRTQPLSTKREGATAPSTAAVAAAAPAVDNRPRRRKLPDERRAITHKFSINEHEGYLTVGLYEDGQPGEIFLVMAKEGSTISGLMDALATSVSIALQYGVPLKTLVDKFTHTRFEPSGFTKNPEIPIAKSITDYIFRYLASKFLNAEQKQQAGVVMRDEPLLPAVEAKPATARPEPMVEQAKVSFLYQQDAPSCHECGSIMVRNGTCYKCLNCGSTSGCS, from the coding sequence ATGCAGTCGACGGCACACCCCGAGCGCACGGACGGCGAGCAGCCCCGGGTCGAAACCTCCTCCGCCGAGCGGGGGGCGACGGGCCTCCCCTTCCGGCGTTACTTCACCACCGCCGGCGTCGATCCGTTCGACGCCCTCGAGTGGGAGATCCGCGACGCGGTCATCGGCAACGAGCGCGGCGAGAAAGTCTTCGAGCAGAAGGGGGTGGAAGTCCCCAAGGCCTGGTCGCAGACGGCTACCAACGTCGTGGTCAGCAAGTACTTCCGCGGCCAGCTCGGCACGCCCGGGCGCGAGACCAGCGTCCGGCAACTGATCGGCCGCATCGTCGACACGATGACCGGGTGGGGGCGGCGCGGCGGCTACTTCGCCTCCGAGGAGGACGCCGGCATCTTCGCCGACGAGCTCAAGCACATCCTGGTCAATCAGCTGGCCTGCTTCAACTCGCCGGTCTGGTTCAACGTCGGGATCGAGGAGCACCCGCAGTGCTCGGCCTGCTTCATCAACTCGGTGCAGGACACGATGCAGTCGATCCTCGGGCTGGCCAAGACCGAAGGGATGCTCTTCAAGTACGGCTCGGGCACGGGAAGCAACCTGTCGACGCTGCGCTCGTCGCGCGAGTCGCTCGCCGGCGGCGGGACGGCCTCGGGCCCGGTTTCCTTCATGAAGGGGTTCGACGCCTTCGCCGGAGTGATCAAGAGCGGCGGCAAGACGCGGCGCGCCGCCAAGATGGTGATCCTCGACGTCCAGCACCCCGACGTCGTCGACTTCATCCGTTGCAAGGAGGTCGAGGAGCGCAAGGCCTGGGCGCTCATCGACGCCGGATACGACGGCGGATTCAACGTTCCGGGCGGCGCCTACGACTCGATCGCCTACCAGAATGCCAACCACTCGGTGCGCGTCACCGACGAGTTCATGCGGGCCGTGGTGGAGGATCGCACCTGGTCGACGCGCGCCGTCACCGACGGCCGGCCGATGGACACCTACAAGGCGCGTGACCTGATGAAGATGATCGCCGACGCCACCTGGGTGTGTGGCGATCCGGGGATGCAGTTCGACACCACGATCAACGACTGGCACACCTGCTCCGGCACGGCGCGCATCAACGCCTCGAACCCCTGCTCGGAGTACATGTTCCTCGACGACACCGCCTGCAATCTGGCGTCGCTCAACCTGCTCAAGTTCTTCGATGCCGAGCGCGGCTTCGACGTCGAGAGCTTCGTCCATGCCTGCGAGGTGGTGATCACGGCGCAAGAAATCGTCGTCGATCCGGCGAGCTACCCGACGCCGGCCATCGCCAAGAACTCGCACGAGTACCGGCCGCTCGGCATCGGCTACGCGAACCTCGGCGCGCTGCTGATGGCGCGTGGCCTGCCGTACGACTCCGAATCGGGGCGCGACTATGCCGCCGCGATCACGGCGCTGATGTCCGGCGCGTCCTATGCCCAGTCCGGCCGGATCGCCGAACGGCTCGGTGCGTTCGCCGGCTCCGTCGGCAATCGTGACTCGATGGCGCGCGTGATGCGCAAGCACCGCGACGCGGTCAAGCGGATCGACCCGGCCCACGCGCCGCTCGAGCTGCTGCAGGCGGCCAAGCGGACCTGGGACGAGGTGGTCGAGCACGCCGAGTCGCACGGCCTGCGCAACAGCCAGATCTCGGTGCTGGCGCCGACCGGCACGATCGCCTTCATGATGGACTGCGACACCACCGGCGTCGAGCCCGACATCGCGCTCGTCAAGTACAAGAAGCTCGTCGGCGGCGGGCTGATCAAGATCGTCAACCAGACGGTACCGGCAGCCCTCAAGCGGCTCGGGTACGACAAGGAGGAGATCCGCGCCATCGTCGAGTTCATCGACGAGAACGACACGATCGAGGGCGCGCCCTTCCTCCACGAGGAGCACCTGCCGGTCTTCGACTGCGCTTTCAAGGCCGCGAAGGGCACGCGCTCGATCCACTACATGGGGCATCTCAAGATGCTCGCCGCGGTGCAGCCCTACATCTCCGGGGCGATCAGCAAGACGATCAACATGCCGGAGGACTGCACGGCCGACGAGGTGCTGCAGGCCTACGTCGAAGGGTGGCGGATGGGGCTCAAGGCGATCGCCATCTATCGCGACGGCAGCAAGCGCACGCAGCCGCTGTCGACCAAGCGGGAGGGGGCGACGGCTCCGTCGACCGCCGCCGTGGCCGCCGCCGCTCCGGCGGTGGACAACCGCCCGCGCCGGCGCAAGCTGCCGGACGAGCGGCGGGCGATCACCCACAAGTTCTCGATCAACGAGCACGAAGGCTACTTGACGGTCGGTCTCTACGAGGACGGCCAGCCGGGCGAGATCTTCCTCGTGATGGCCAAGGAGGGCTCGACGATCTCGGGCCTGATGGATGCGCTCGCCACCTCGGTCTCGATCGCGCTGCAGTACGGCGTGCCGCTCAAGACGCTGGTCGACAAGTTCACCCATACCCGGTTCGAGCCGTCCGGATTCACCAAGAACCCGGAGATCCCGATCGCCAAGTCGATCACCGACTACATCTTCCGTTACTTGGCGTCGAAGTTCCTCAACGCGGAACAGAAGCAGCAGGCCGGGGTGGTGATGCGCGACGAGCCCCTGCTGCCGGCGGTCGAGGCCAAGCCGGCAACGGCTCGCCCCGAGCCGATGGTCGAGCAGGCGAAGGTGAGCTTCCTCTACCAGCAGGACGCTCCGTCGTGCCACGAGTGCGGGTCGATCATGGTGCGCAACGGGACCTGCTACAAGTGCCTCAACTGCGGCTCGACGAGCGGGTGCAGCTGA
- a CDS encoding TlpA family protein disulfide reductase — protein sequence MSDPTSMVPPPSRPRVPWPIALGLALAAIAAAGLFSTLQRRAAPLTGVETGGGAPAAPAFRLASLDGRQLGPADFAGQVVLVDFWATWCGPCRMQAEVLAGLHRTQHGRPVQFLAVSVGEEEATVRQFAQENPFEYPVLLDPGSRVADSFEVMALPTIVVLDRHGRVVLKESGLTDAATIEKALAAAASS from the coding sequence ATGAGCGACCCCACCTCGATGGTGCCCCCTCCCAGCCGGCCGCGCGTGCCATGGCCGATCGCCCTGGGCCTGGCGCTCGCCGCGATCGCTGCGGCGGGCCTCTTCTCGACGCTTCAGCGCCGCGCCGCCCCGCTGACCGGGGTGGAGACCGGCGGCGGGGCCCCGGCGGCGCCCGCCTTCCGGCTCGCCTCGCTCGACGGTCGCCAGCTCGGTCCCGCCGACTTCGCCGGCCAGGTGGTCCTCGTCGACTTCTGGGCGACCTGGTGCGGGCCATGCCGCATGCAGGCCGAGGTGCTCGCCGGGCTCCATCGAACGCAGCACGGTCGCCCCGTGCAGTTCCTTGCCGTGAGCGTCGGCGAGGAAGAGGCCACGGTACGCCAGTTCGCCCAGGAGAACCCGTTCGAGTATCCGGTGCTGCTCGATCCGGGAAGCCGGGTCGCCGACTCGTTCGAAGTGATGGCGTTGCCGACGATCGTCGTCCTCGACCGCCACGGCCGCGTCGTTCTCAAGGAGTCCGGGCTGACGGACGCCGCGACGATCGAGAAGGCGCTTGCCGCTGCCGCTTCGAGCTAG